The Ziziphus jujuba cultivar Dongzao chromosome 5, ASM3175591v1 genome segment GCGGTCTGAACAAAATTAATGGCGTTCGAATTTAATTCATCGATCGGTTGCTTTATTACGATGAGTTCTTTCAACTGATGAGACCCTTTGGTAGCAAAAAGGTTGGATTCCATTTAGGAAGTAATAAGTTCTACACCTCTGTAGCGCATTCAATTGTAAGTATGTACAACTGAAAGTGCGTACTTTTGCTAACAGCTGTATGTACCACGCCCACCAGAccattttcaatttgaaaggaGACCCAAATATACGAATTCATACGAACTTTTGCTAACCAGCTGGATGTACGACGTTCACCAGAccattttcaatttgaaaggaGAACCAACTAATACGAATTCACATTTTATGGTAGTTACAGAAATCCCAAGGATTAGTTACTCTATTCGTGTGCCAATGGAATACGTTTTGCGTGGCATTTAGAAAATATCAGTACGCTACATATGGGCTTGGggctttattcttattatttgttttttggggcTATGCTACATATGGGCTTGGGCGCTTAAACCGAAGAACCCAATCTTGCAGTCAAATTACGGTGGAATAAAACCCTTGGAATCCCTCAACAAATGCCACATCCCTTCCTTTCCCCTTCCCTGCAAAGAAACATTTTCTATTAGTTAAGAAAATTCTACCCGCGTCACTGGTTGTGTCATACGATAGAGAGGTCGGTAGGAAACTAATCAATATGTTTTGGTCAAAGCACGCCACAAATCTTCAAGCAATGATATTTCTAATGGACTAGAAAGGTCAACATTGTAACAATACTTTTTGAATATCAAATGATTCACAAGTTCCTAACCATCTGGCATCTGATTGGCACGACGCCAAGGACCAACAATCAACTATGCATCGTCCCCACACAGCAGCTTTCAAAGGAGGTAATATTAGAATTTTTGGTTGTTAAAAAATGAACTACTGTTCAAGTCTTGCATCCATACTTTATTGCTTTGGGGGGACAAATTTGACACTTAAGTGCAGACGAATAGTCAAAGTTATCAAAGAAGTTCGatttaaccatataaaataTGAGACAAAGTACATATTGCAGGCTATGAACTACTGGTATATGCTAGAGACATTGGttcattagatatatatatatatatatatatattcgggaGATAGAGTTAGAAGAAGATAGTCCCTTGGCCCTTCCCTCAGTGAGAATGAGTAGTAAATAGAGGTTAATTTGGATTTAGTAGGCGAGGTACGTCAAAATGGAAGCTGTATTGAACCCATTAAAATTGGAACCAGCAGCCGCTGTATAGGCACCCATGTTGGGGAACACAAGCCAATCGTTGACCTCCAGTTCAGGTAGCAGGTAGCCGGTCAAAACAGTATCAAGCGCATCGCACGTGGGCCCGAACACCGTTGAACTGTACCTTTTGGCTCCTTTGCACGTGGGGTTCGAACCGTTGGACGCGCATGCGAGGGCCTCGCATTTCATGACTGCATGATCGTAGAGTATACAGTTCATGGACCCGTAAATCCCGTCGTTGATCCAATACTCTCTAAGCTCCCCTCTAACGCGCTTCCCTATAATGTTGGCGGCTAATGTGAAAGCCGACTCCGCGAAATATCGGCCTGGCTCCGCAAGGACGCTCAACCCGGGTTCATCCGAGAAGTAAGTCTGAATAGCTGCTTTTACCGCTGGAGCCGCTTGTTCAAATTGTTGGCCAGAAGTAAAGCCGCCGCCGATGTTCAACACATTCATTCTAGGCATGCCAAGCTGAGTCGCCTTTTTGAATACGAGCTTGGCGGCCTCTACGGCTCCTTTGTATACAAGCGAATTTGTGGCTCCACTTCCCACATGGAATGAGACGCCGGTTACAGAGAGCTGAGCAGCCTGAGCTGCTTGTAGAAGAGGTGTGACTTCCTCAGGGAGAGCCCCGTACTTGGGACCCAACGGGCACCTGGCTCCACCGTCATCCGGAGCTTTGATTCGGATCAAAAGAGCACATTTGGGGTGCCACTTTCGTATCTTTTCGATTTCGTCCTTGGAATCGAAAGTTGTTAGGTTAACACCAACGCTGGCGGCGTACTTAATATGAGATTCTGATTTACAAGGATTCGCAAAAATGATACGGTCCGGAGAAACTCCAAGGGCCAAAACGGATTCGATCTCAACCCGACTCGCGCAGTCAAAGCCCGAGCCAAGCGCTGCCATGGTATCTAGGAAAGCCGGCTGGGGATTGCACTTGACAGCGTAGAAAGGTCGAACGGTAGGTAGGGTCCGAATCCACTTGTCCATGAGGCTGATGACAGCGCCCAAATCGAGCACATAAAAGGGTTCGTTGGATTCTTGGTTTTTAAGAATGGTGGAGTGAATGATGGTGGTTAAGCCATCTTTTAGAATGGCTGTATTCCTCTTGCTTGATCTTAACCTTGGTTCTCCTAAAATAGTCTTGAGGCTTTTTGGTGAAACTAGGAGTGGTTCACTGGCCATTCGCTAGTCTAATATGGCAAAATGACAagaagtaattaaaataaagacaaGGGCTGCGTTCGAGAGAAAAGCAGTATGAAAGTTAGAGTTTGGCTTGGAGGGTTTATATACGGAAGATAGGGAGATACCACCTCCCCTCCCCTCACCTgaacaaattattcaaataacacataaaacataataaaatgtcaattttttgaaatatttggtACCATTTTCAAGGATCcgcatatttaaatttgaaatcttCAAATCAATGTGCTTTGATATCGTGTTTATTATGTTTCCTTATAGATAATCATACATTCCCTTGTTTCTTATTTTTGGTCCAatatgtcatttatttatttatttattattattattattattattattattttgaaagagAAGTCCACTACGTCATTTGAACATTCTAAAAGACAATCAAAACTTatttcccccccaaaaaaaaaaaaaaaaaaaaaaaagagacaaccaagctttaaaagaaaaagattgcaataaaaaaacaaactaaaagTATTCATATACTTGCATAGTGGTAAAACCACTAAAAATACACCATTACAAGTCTTGGCATGGATTCACTTAAATATAGGTGAAATTCCATTTCCTCTTTTAAAGTATATTCTAATCCCCAaccaaaaataacaacaatgataatattaataacaaactaaaaaataattcaaccaGGACAatattattaccaaaagaaaaaaaaaagaaaaaaaaaaaaacaaggactAGAGAGGGAAAAGGTTTGCAATCTGTCATCTTAACAAGGGAGAGATGATGAATCTAGTATATGATATTAGGCGCTGAAATTATGAAGTGgtattttttaaatcatcaaaaactaaatttatatacaaaatattcaGTAAAAAAAATACGGATTTATATCCAAAATATTCAGTACGTACAatgtttaaatcaataataaacttATATCCTCACCATTCTGCACACGTAACACTCTTTctgcatttaattaaaaatatatatattctttctgTATGTGCAAAACAAGTTTCATATATTCGTAgttattctcttttcttttaagTTATGAATACTttctaaaaatgtttaaatcatGTGGAGGGGATAGTATTTATGAAGAAAGAGAATTCAAACATGCTCCAGCAAAATTTACCAAGTTTACAAACTCATGTGGAAAAAcataatatgttatttttttgaatgaaaaatttaaaaataaactagttatgaatataagaaaaactaaatataaacaaaatagaaaattgtccaatatatgtataatatcaaTTGGTAAACAATGTTGGTAAGCAAGTTGGTGCTAGTAAGATTAGTGAACAAAAAACTTATAATcaattgatataaatatatatatatatatatattttttttttgataggaTATTTTGgtagtttttaatatttaaattttacttattaattgataaattgttcaataattgaaatttaaaatttatttggagtttaaacaatatttttcactTGATTGATatgttactaaatttatatatttcatcacaatatctttaaatattaatatttgaagcaattcaaaaattacaaatcgcaattctaatataaaaatcattagattttaaatataaaacctATTCTAATTCTAAGGTAATATGTAATCAATGATATTTGAGCAAAGAATTttcctaatttataaatatgattaattagCGGATTTGAATAAATTGACATGTTCGGTTGGTTCACGACATAAAAATTAACTCGATAATTGACTAGGCTTTTTCCAAGTCCACAAAATGAATACAATAAGTTTGCTTTGGCTATAACGGGGCTGAAAGATGGTGAAAAGTTTAAGGCTATACAAATACGACTTTGTTGTTTTCGAGAAGAACCCGTAATTTGAATTGAatcatcttcttattcttttttttattttttttatttttttactttttttttaaaaatcagaaACGGAGCCAACCAGGCTCAAAATACTACTAAAACCTCAATTAAGACAATATAAGACTAAATTGAATCCTTGGTTTTACATTATGAAAATAGCAATTTGGATTTTGACAGGTAGCCTAGCCGTGATTTATAGTTTGTTGCATGGGGCCTAAGGGATTTGTATTCTCTTACGTCTCTTTACCTGTTCAAGTACCCCTCATATGGTTGGTTCAGTCCTGCCTCATCGTGTCTTTTTGTTCTTGTTATCATCTCAGACTTGCCGGTTCTTATAAAAAACAATGAATTTTAGATCCAAATTATAGTAATTTGATCGTAATAGCAATGGgtggattttgaattttatatttacataatatttcTTTTCGTTTTAATAATTTAACACCAATGCcactttaacaaaaataaacaaataataaaataacagtaCCATTAGCCACAGTTGGTTTTATttcttcaggaaaaaaaaaaaaattatcatctttGGTTTGGTAATGCTATTAATTTCCCAATTGCTCTCACTATAGAAGGTAACATTATTCAGCATCCATCATCCAGGACATTGTCGCAAACTAAGCCTTGCAACCATCAAAAGCTGAAAAAcggaatataaaatttttatcaatttcacttattccaaaaagaaaatgggAATTAATTAGATGTATTCAAATATAACGTAGCAACTGTGTAAGGAGGTATCTTGAGACTAGGCGATAattactatacatatatatatatatatatatatatattgcaatttGCGAGTGGAAttcttttctaaataaaaagatTCATAAAGATAGAGAAATCTTTATGCATACCCAGTCATGCTTTTGGTGATTGGGTTACGGTAGAGCCCTTGGAAATCTTTAGACAGTAGTTCTTATCACTTGATTGTCCCGCCTGCAAAGAATGTAATCTTTACCAATATTGAGGTAATCATAAACTGAAGTTTAGAGTCCCTTATTTACGAGCAAATTTTCTGCGCCCTTTGTCATAAATAGATATATGGCTCCCATATGTTTGTGAGAGAGCACATTAAAATTTGTTGCTTTTCACATATGGACCATTCCCATCAGAATGTGCAAAATATTTGGATTTGTGGGATTTGTTACTTTTCACATATGGACCGTTCCCGTCAGAATGTGCAAAATGTTTGGATTTGTGGTTTTAATATGAATTTCCATCCTGAAATTTTTGGTTTCAGACATATAGTCttagaaaagaaataaagaaaaaaaatattttttaaaaagaaaaaaactattatttattacaataaataataaatgatcaAGCACGTCCATATAGTACCATGACAATTTATTTAACAGtcctaaaaaaaattagtttttcatATAAAGTTATtgcaacagaaaaaaaaaaaaaaaacataaaaaattcatattaggctctcaatataaaatatttatatataattattttttttcccttccaatataattaaatcaccaaATTAGTATTTGTTGTTTCATTATAGATCCACTCAtgttaaaaagtttattttaacaAAACAGAAGGCAAGGGCGTGCGTGTGTAACTTGATACATGGTCAAGATTCTCCTGAAGCAGGGAGGGGTCTGGCTCTGCATCGCAGTCTTCCAAGATCTAACGCGCGAAAAACATCAACAATAGAAGAGGTATCGGGAGAAGTAATAAAATCTCAGAGGTCTCTGACTTTCTTCTTTATTTGTAATCGGACTCCATGGAGACCTTAAGCTCCTCCGCAACCGTCTTGTCatcttctgcttcttctctGTCCCTCTTTTCTCCGAAGAGAACCGACTCACAGCGATTCCTCCGATTCCCATCGTCTTCCAAGAGTAAGCAACTATCATTGCTGCCTCTTTTGCCCTCTACTTGATATATTTTCTCTCTGATTTTGTgtaatatggatatatatttttttgggatccTATTCTTCAGAGGACGGAAACAACTCGGATCTCCAATCCGACTCGAATGAAACAAGCATCGTTCCCATCTTCAACGAACGAACTCTCTCCAAGGCATACTTAATTTCTGATTCTGATAATTTTGGTTGTcgaattggaattttttttttttctttttgattgattttgacttttgggAGGTGTTTATTTCTGTATAAATTTCCAAAGGATGAGGCGATGGGGCTGGCTCTGAGTGCGGCGTCGGTGAGAGGAGGGTGGACAACCGGGTCTGGCATGGAAGGTCCGTCGATCCCAGCAGGAACCGAGGACGGATCAGGCACCGAGAGGATCTCAACCTTCCCGTGGTCCCTCTTCACAAAATCGCCACGTAGGCGGATGCGCGTTGCTTTCACTTGCAACATTTGCGGTCAGAGAACCACCCGTGCTATCAATCCCCATGCCTATACCGATGGCACAGTTTTCGTCCAGgtttttatttctctctctagacTGAACACTTCGTTTGGGTGCACATAGAAAGAAAGACAAAACTTGATTACTTGAgccagttgtttttttttttttttttttgtgggaaaGTATATGAAACAACAATTGATGTGGGCTTGGTTTTTCTTCAATTGCAGTGTTGTGGGTGTAATGTATTTCATAAGCTGGTGGATAATCTGAATCTATTCCATGAGATGAAGTGCTATGTAAACCCAAGCTTCAATTACAAAGTTCCGCAATGGGATGTTGGCCTGAAATACCTTGATATCAATGACGATAGCGATGACGTTTTCCCCATATAATGGTGGAGCTTAAACTTGTATATTCCTTTACTTTCATCAACTCGCAACTTTCTTACATTGTGCCTGCTATTTCTTACATTGTGCCTACTCAAGTAATGCTGTTGCACGCCTGTAAATAGTATGCAGTATTTGTCAGTGTCATTGTTTCACATGGTTAAATAATTATAGTTGTAACTCATAATGCTCTCTGGATTCTTATTTAGCATAAATGTGCAGTTGgtatttatgatttaaaatcatggtaacgAACAATGTTCGCTTGGAGGTAATCGATTTTTGCTTTAACTTCTTTATATCTATGATTTAGTCCTCATGCTGAGGAGTGATTTTACATTTTTGGAAACGGAGATTaggatttatcaaaattttagcaTTTCTCGAGCATATACTGATTGCATATCACATTAACAATCTCAAATCTGTATTGACTTTGGAGAAAAAGATTTTATATCTGCTTGGTTTTTGGTATATATTCATTGTTGAGGAGGACAATTATATAGTTTGATGTAGGGGAGGTACAATATTGCTTGGTCTTGAACTCTCTGTATGCCTAGTCATGGTGAAAGGTGAGCTGAAGTACTTGAGACTATATGGATACTTAATACATGCATTACTTGCTATATAAAATAGTGATTCATTCTCAGAACCTTGGATAAATATTTAAACGTTAACTGAGTATGCAGATTGTTATATTGTCAGTCAGGCAAGCTTAACCATTTGAACATATTGATCAATATTGACTCTGTATATCTTCATTATGGTTGGAATCTTGGGGCTGTAATGGGCTTTGATCTCTGTAATTTATGCAACAATATCATTTCAagccaaaaaatatatgtttagtataatatcataaaacGAGCGATGGTGTCATGAAAAAATTTTAGTTTGGTTAGTAATCATTCCCAAAGCTGGATCCTAGTTAGGAACCCAAAATTTCCAGGAATATTGGTTGAACAGGTTGACATAACACGTATCTGCCTAGTTCATACATTTGAAAGATTCTTATGTTTTTCCATTGTCGATGCAAAACAGATCAAGGCTGGTTTTTGGCTTCTATCATTTTACTTTGGGAGGATAATGGGAGTATGAGGATATTAGTATGCCAGCTTCTGGCAAAAACAGGTAGTTGTATTCAAGCTCAGCCTGAACTATTACCATTTTGGTTGCCAGGAAAAGGATTTTCATAAAGACTCCGAAGGAAATTATAGAGTTTTTAGGGATGTCTTTACCTGGATTAACGATTCTTCTTGCTGTTCGAATTTCTGAATATAAGGAATTTGTGTGTTAAATATGTGCTGCTGCAACTGCAAGTGAGTAGTATTTTGATCTTTTATATTTAATCTAACGTGGTTTAAATTTTACACTAATTACCGAGTCTGGTCAAAGTTCCATCCAATTTAGCTACGTTGTAATTATATGATGCAAATTCATTTTGCTTGTTCTATAGACGCCACATGGACCACGTTCCATTGGCCCTTTACGCTGATTTGGGGTCCACACAAATtggcctgaaaaaaaaaaaaaaaaatcttctcaaAATATGCAGCTAGGGCCACATATTTACGACTTGCTTGCAATGTCGAAAAAATCTAGTTGACCAGGAAAAAACGAACAGTGTAGAAATACTTTACACGTAATTAATATTCTAAATCacgaataataaaaaaatacattttcaatTTCATGAGGTAATTAGattaccaatttttttattcaccaaaaagataaaaacaaaaaacaggtAGCAATCCTTTAAACTTTCAGATGTTAAAGTACTTATTGTGGCctttatttttcagttttgaCATATGGTAGAGCCAATACATTAAGGGTTGAAGACTTcctgttttttttcttaaattttttttaatcattataagCGGTTGAAGACTTAAGTACGTTTTCGACACCCAAACAATACATTAGTGAATAAATGTGTTAATTTCTTCTAAATTACAGAGCATTTgttgatttaaaaattatcatacttTTGCTCCAAAATATCCCAGAGCTGCTATCAAAAAAATTGACCATAACATGAAATTTAGCCACTAATACTTTCGTGCCCCTCCTAAACTTATCCTCTTCCACTAATTTGAAATACGCCTGAGCTCTCGCATTCTCTACCTCACATCAGTAAATCCAAGCCACGTCATAGGATAGCATCCAGCCCAGCCAATGAGATTCGTTCTCAGCAGATAACCCAATATTTCTCCACCCATCTCCCTCATCGTTCATCATCTCTAGTCACACATCCCTTCCACTAATAGAAGCCACACAAAAAATAGTTTGCATTTCCTTCTTAACATTATTAAAACCCAACCTTCCTCTCATCACCTTTTGATTTGATCCCCTCCAACGCCCAATACGACCTCCCTAACGCTTCCCAAAATCCTCGACCGAAAATGAACACCATGACCTCCGCAGCTGTCGCAATCCCATCATTCACCGGCTTAAAGGCAGCCGGCGCAGCCAAAGCTGGAGCCGCCGCCGCTAAGGTTGCAGCGGCTCCAGTGGCAAGGATGAGCGTGAAGGCCTCGCTTAAGGATGC includes the following:
- the LOC107422492 gene encoding ornithine decarboxylase; the encoded protein is MASEPLLVSPKSLKTILGEPRLRSSKRNTAILKDGLTTIIHSTILKNQESNEPFYVLDLGAVISLMDKWIRTLPTVRPFYAVKCNPQPAFLDTMAALGSGFDCASRVEIESVLALGVSPDRIIFANPCKSESHIKYAASVGVNLTTFDSKDEIEKIRKWHPKCALLIRIKAPDDGGARCPLGPKYGALPEEVTPLLQAAQAAQLSVTGVSFHVGSGATNSLVYKGAVEAAKLVFKKATQLGMPRMNVLNIGGGFTSGQQFEQAAPAVKAAIQTYFSDEPGLSVLAEPGRYFAESAFTLAANIIGKRVRGELREYWINDGIYGSMNCILYDHAVMKCEALACASNGSNPTCKGAKRYSSTVFGPTCDALDTVLTGYLLPELEVNDWLVFPNMGAYTAAAGSNFNGFNTASILTYLAY
- the LOC107422601 gene encoding uncharacterized protein LOC107422601 — its product is METLSSSATVLSSSASSLSLFSPKRTDSQRFLRFPSSSKKDGNNSDLQSDSNETSIVPIFNERTLSKDEAMGLALSAASVRGGWTTGSGMEGPSIPAGTEDGSGTERISTFPWSLFTKSPRRRMRVAFTCNICGQRTTRAINPHAYTDGTVFVQCCGCNVFHKLVDNLNLFHEMKCYVNPSFNYKVPQWDVGLKYLDINDDSDDVFPI